Below is a window of Phyllopteryx taeniolatus isolate TA_2022b chromosome 16, UOR_Ptae_1.2, whole genome shotgun sequence DNA.
CGCAAACCAATAGagttgtgctttttaaaaaatagaatcGGAATATATCACACGTGCCGGATAGCCTATGAGTTTCCAAAGGGAATCGCTCTTCTAGTACCCAGAGTGAGGACATGGGGGAACTGCTGCGCCATGAAGGAGCTCAAGGTGGTGCTGTTTTGTGGGCCGAGTGAAGCGTCGCGCCAATAAACTGTCTGTGCTCCAGTATCGATTGTGCAATAAACTGAAGTCTATATTTGTAACTATTTGCTGATGTCTTCTATTCGGATAAGCCTATTAGTTTTGAGCAGCGTCAAATTTCCGGGTGGCAAGAAATACCCTGCTATTGATTTTGAATCGAGGGTGTTGAGGTTAAAGGTCAATTTAGCCCAGTTTGCTTTCACCTCTGTCTTACATTCAACTATGTACAGTGCCATGAGAATATTGGCCctgttctcaaattcttatttttttcccccaagtttCCCCATTTTATTGTCTAAGCtcatcaaatgtaaatatcagacaaagataaccgaattaaacataaaatagttttaaatggtgattttttttttttttggtttaaattaaggacaaaaaactattcaaagctacctttaaataagtttttttaaaaaaagtgaaaaagtaattgaccccattgctgaaccatgaattaactgtgagtaatcagattttttggggaaagctGAGTTGATTTTCACAGACCACACCAAAACCTGATTACCTTCCGGACCgggttcaatcaagaaatcactaaTCAATCGCACCTTAATGAGgtcggccaaaagatctcaaaaggTTGTTGCAATAAAATGCCGtgttccaaagaaattcaagaaccggcgagaaataaagtaattgacgaCCTTCGGTCTGGAAAGGGtcacaaagccatttctaaagctttgggactccagcgaacaacagtgagagccattaccctcaaatggagaaaccatggaacagtggtgaactttcCTAGGGTTCATGACTATGAAATAAGAGTGAGAAGTCGACAGTCTAAAGTCAACAGTCCACAAGTCAAGGCTTGTGTCAAGAGTCCAAAATCAAGAGATAGGACTCTGGAGTCTATGGTCAAGAGCCTGGAGTCAAGAGTGAGGAATCAAGGAATTGGATTCAAGAATCTAGAATTGAGAATCCATAATCAAGAGTGAATTGTCcagaatcaagagtctagagtCGAGAAATCAAGAGTCGAGAATAAAGAGTTAAAGAGTCTAGAGGTTAGGTTAGCACAAGAacgatatttatttttgttccaaTTGCCATTATTCTTCTATGTCAGTCCAAGAACCCCGTTGATTTTGCTGCACTTTTACCTCCGACATGCTGGTCTGGCGGCTGTATGATCCCCGCCTACTTCCTGCCGCACTTCCTACCCTGTCGCAGGCCTTTTTTGGCGGCGTTCTTCAACCTtcctctgcttcttcttcttcttcttcttgttcttcccGTCACCGCTCATTCCGGCGACTGCTCCGCGACGACAAGCACCGccgcccgcccccccccctctcgccGCCTACTACACCACCACCAACCTCCAGGtagaccatcatcatcatcctcatcatcaccaccatcatGCACCTGCGTTTCGATTTCAAATCATTATCATTACGCACACCTATCCATGTTGTGAGGCGTCTATGTATATTGAAGCTTTGTGTGGAACTTTGCAGTCACTTTTGAATAAGAACAACTGTGTGCATGCGAGTATGTGAAGGAGGAAGTGCGGTGGTTAACTGACAACACTTCACACATCTGCGTCTGTGAGGTCACCACAAAAGGATGATTTGCATCATTTTTGCGTCATTTTAACCTCTAAAGCGTTGCATGTTGCTTGTATTTCTTTACACAAGCAGCCAAAAAGGTTTACGTTGCGCTGCCGAGGTTTTATTCGGGTTTGAGAATGAGACGGCGGTGCACGCCCTGTCTAAGTTGCCCGTCCCTTATTTAAAGCAACTGGAATAAAATGAACACAAGCAGTGTCACTTATTTGTAGTATTttaacaaacactcacacaagcagcaaaaaaaaaaaaaaaaaaaaaaaagccagaagtaattgttgatttttgttttgactcAGATTTGAGAAATGAGATGGGCCCATACTCTCGCTAGGTTGAACACCgctcatttaaaacaatttcaattagAGCAGCCATTTTGTGAGGTTGTGCATAtgcacgtttttgtttttttgttttttgtttttttaagatttgtGTGTCTGGGATTTTCTAGTCAGTTTGAACAGTCAGTgagaaaaagtgtgtgtgtgtgtgtgtgtgtgtgtgtaagtctTTTAGTTTGACTGACAACACGTCTGCACCTTGTGAGGCCTCCGTTTGTGTCGTTTTAACTTCTCCGTCTCTTTCCCCTGtatgtgcattttatttgtatttttttacgcACTCACTAACAAGCAGCAAAAAGAAGCAGAAGTCGTTGTGAAAGCTCACCCTGCTTCCTCTTTCACGTCGCTCATAAATGGCCACATTGCTGCTGATTGGATTCAAAACAAACATCACAGGAAagatactgtttttttttgttgttgtttttttttgggcctgtttCCCGCTAGGTCGTCGCCATGTCCCGGCAGGTGGTGCGGAGCAGCAAGTTCCGACACGTCTTCGGCCAGGCGGCCAAGTCTGACCACTGCTACGAAGACATCCGCATCTCGCAGATGACGTGGGACAGCAACTTCTGCTCCGTCAACCCTAAGTTTGTGGCTATGATCGTGGACGCCAGCGGCGGCGGGGCATTCATGGTGCTGCCCCTCAGCAAGGTGCGACCCAACTCTTATTTTGTCCCTTGATGGCCACTGTAGTTCCCGGCGGCCACTTTGCACTCACACTTGATCTCTGCTGTGAGATGTATTGATCACAAATGTGTCTATGTTAGAGGCTAGCAAGCAAAGCTAAGCTAGAgagcttgaaaggcttcaacATGCAAACGcgtttcttggaaatacaacacgTACACACCTCCGTGTGAAGTAAGCCGtgcgtaaaaaaaagaaaatgtggaaacgtgaaaaagacaattttccaaatttaaaacaaaacactgacatTCACTATTATTAACTCTTCTTTTGACATGTTTAGGTACTGCTACATTGTGCTAGCAAACTAATCTACTTCCACTCGCATTTTTTGGGTGGCATAATTTAGTGaacaactattttgaaaataataataataataacctagGGTGAAATTAGCTAAATGAACGCTAACAACTGACGTAGCCGCTACTGCAGCGCATTGTAGGacttatattatttttaaatcacatttattttccctcaaaattaATTTTGCCCCTTAATATCCACCTTATTTTCtggcacattgttttttttttaaccaaacaaaTTTTCTCCCTTTAAGCCCACCATATTTCATTGTAAATTGTGCAATCAAACTGCTTGCGCTAAAGTTGAATTTTAGAATGGAGCGCTTTTACCTAGCTCATTTTGTTTCTTCGGGGCGACAGTAGCTTCTGTTACGTCGTGCTAGCAAATTGCTTATGCTAAAGTTGACTTTTAGTATGATTACCAAAATCATTTGGTCTTTACCTTTGATGGTAAAGTTAACCTTTAGAACagactttgtttgttttcgttttttaatcaaactcattttgtccCTTAAAGGAgaccaaatgtttttgtaaattgtgctAGAAAACAGATTTTGCTGAGTATTACACATAGGATGATTAGCAAACTCATTTTGCCCCATTAAGGCCAGCGTATTTCTTGATACGTTGTTCTAGCAAACTTAAACAGCTGAAGTTTACTTTTAATGACAGCTACTTGTTGATGTATTTGGTCTATCGGCAATGCATTCTGACTCATAGTATTAACTAGACAAAAGATTTACGGtgtgaaaaagtacaaaaatcacacaaattaccacaataaaaatgtgctTCTCACGATAAAATTAATCAACGTTGGGAGTGTTTAGAGATGCTCACATGAACTTTAGGCATCAAAGGGGTCTAAATATGCTCACACTACAGTCACGTTCACACTAAGAAGCAAATGAGGAAGTTAAATTGCAACTtggagaagtttttttttttttttttgtcacttgtaAAGATGTTTTCACCATATTTGGACATTGGATGTTTAGTTCAGTCTGGGCAGGATGTGGCCTCACACCCGCCTCACTTTCCTTAAAGATGACATACATATGTGGTGGCGCACTGTTCCTTTAATGCACCTCATGAAACGAACAAACGCTATAGTCAAACCTCCAGCGCTACAAAGCGAATCGACGGGCCATTTTGTTGCTCGGCAGGCTTCGTCTGGCTCAAACACATCTGGTCCATTGCTCAACGCCAAACCGACAGCCACCAACCAACACTGTAGTACATAATtataaaatggccacttcaaaccgaaatatgagactttttgtgtcttttaagacatgggtccttgagacctttttgtgggtctactatgataaacatgtctaccaaatttcatattgCTTACTAAAACTGTGTTTGGGGGGCTGAATCTTTAAAACACTGATGATCTAAGAGTTTATTACAGTTTTGTGTAAAATATCCACTTGAAAGAAAAATGGCATACTTCCTGTATCTTTTGTGGCATGGCCTTTTGAGACTTATTTTGTGGGTCTATTCATGATAGACTTGCCTACCAAATGTCATGCTGCTGAgagaaactggcttcagggggctgaattttcaaaacctTCCTGGGGGAGCTACCAAGCCAAAATTGCTAACCTAACCATCTTGCATGTGTGCAGACCGGTCGTATCGACATGTCCTACCCGACCGTATGCGGCCACACAGGTCCCGTGCTGGACATCGAGTTTTGCCCCCACAACGACAACATAATCGCCAGCGGCTCTGAGGACTGCAGCGTCATGGTGAGTTCTGCGGTGGTGGTCGTCTACGTCCGTCCACGCCAACAAAGTCTCCCTTGAGCTTCTTCTTCACACGGGGCAGATTTGGGAGATCCCGGACTCCGGGCTGAGCTCGCCACTCATGCAGCCGGTGGTGAAGCTGGACGGTCACTCCAAGCGTGTGGGCATCCTCAGCTGGCACCCCACAGCGCACAATGTCCTCATGAGTGCAGGTGAGCACAAGCATGGAGGTATTGGATAAGTCCTTTAAACACTCATTAAGGCCTCCATGAGGCTTGCagttcaattaaaataatttttttcccatgggGCTGAGAATTCAAGACAGAGCCtgtaggaactccgggcgactctcatccacccccggggccttgccaccgaggagctttttaaccacctcggtgacctcaaccccagagatgggagagcctgcctcagagaacccagactcagctcaaggaggggtccaaaattccattttaaaaaatgtcaccttAAAATCCCTCACGGGAGAGCTATCGAGCTTGCTCAACTACATATtggaaaggaagaaaaacaccACCATCTGCTAGATCTGGAGCGGCACTGACTTCCCAACCCCTGATGCAAAGTCCTTCTGCTCATTCCTCAGGCTGCGACAACGTGGTAATCCTGTGGAACGTCGCTCGCGGAGAGGCGGCCGTCAGGATCGACGACATTCACTCTGACCTGATCTACAGCGCCTGCTGGAACCGGGACGGCTCCAAGATCCTGACCTCCTGCAAGGACAAGATAATGCGGGTGATGGACCCTCGCAAGGGCACCGTCCTCGCCGTACGTACCCTCTCGCCCTCGCCGCTCCTGATGCGTTCGGACTccgacctccgccaaggcccaACTGTTACGTGTTTGCAGGAGACGGAGAAACCACACGAGGGCTCCAGGCCAGTCCGGGCCGTGTGGGTGTCGGACAGGAGGATCCTCACCACCGGCTTCAGTCGCATGAGCGAAAGGCAGGTGGCGCTATGGGACCCGGTGAGTCGAAATGGTCCTCCTTTTAAATTTAAACCCAACGTGGAGGTCTTTTTAATTCAGTTGTACCTTGATTTTCGAGTTGAACTCGTTTCGTGACCACACTAATAACTCAAGACGCTTGTATGTCAAAttaactttccccattgaaaggaatggaaatgccattaatccattgcagCCACCccaaattttaaaaagcattttttaaataagagaAATCACATTCTAAAAGTATTATCCTGAttaaaaacatccattcataaCACAACCACGAGAttcaagtcatatttttcaggaTAGTCACAATATTCAGATGATATGAAAGTCCAAATTTAACGAGTGAGGAGtgattttcaaaaatacaacacaaaaaaaataaaacactttttcttttcgAAAGACACcttcattttctaaaaaaataggTTTGCTTTCTCGAAAAAATTGTCTTTGGTTCTTGAAATGAAATAGGACTTTATAAGTGtcataatacattttgtttaaaaatgactttcatGCAGAGATCAAAGATttaaagtatactgtaaaaatatgtcTACCGTCTACTGTATTATTCTtgttctgggggggggggggtattttgATTAAAGCATACTTGAGAAATGTTATTAAATCACCTACAAATTTTTAATCCATGAAGTTTTTGTCTCAGGAGGACTTTGGCTCACCGCTGACCCTACAGGAACTGGACACCAGCAGCGGCGTCCTTCTGCCGTTCTTCGACCCGGACACTAGCGTGGTCTACTTGTGCGGCAAGGTCAGAATCTCTCTGtgtgcagtggtaccttgacttaaaacTTTCATTtgttacttttgtctaaattaacctcctcaacttacttcaacatagtttcttggcactTAGATGGTATAGATGGTGGCAACGcactactttttttctctcaatgaaGCTCGTCAAACCACTCTACCATAGgttcttggcaccaagatgccacaagatagctGGAAAGTGCTGTTTGTCTGAACCTCTAcagctcacttcaacatagttccttggcacctaCATGCCGCGAagtggcagcaaagcactactatTGTCCAAATGaacctcctcaactcactttaacaaGGTTCTatggcaccaagatggcagtaatacttttattgcttcaGCCTGAGcatgaaaacaacaaagtaGCTTCATTTTTCTGAAGATTGCTCATAACAAAAATTTTGGTTTGCAacagataaaagaaaaaaaaaatcgaccaagcataactaagaaaaaaacaaaactgtcttGAAAGAATCGTAAGTCAAAGTATCGCTTTAGTTGTCTCCTCCTCCAGCGGGAATTGAACTCTGAACCTCCCCCCTGCAGGGCGACAGCAGCATCCGCTACTTCGAGGTGACGGAGGAAGCACCCTACGTGCACTACCTGTCCATGTACAGCAGCAAGGAGAGCCAGAAGGGCATGGGCTACATGCCCAAGAGGGGCCTGGAGGTGAACAAGTGTGAGATAGCCAGGTAGCGtcttgttagcatgttagcatcacAGTCCAGGAAGTCTTCTACCGCATGCCAACGTCGCTCTTTGTCGCCGGTAGGTTCTACAAACTCCACGAGAGGAAGTGCGAGCCCATCGTCATGACGGTGCCCAGGAAGGTGACACAATCAAATACTCTCGATATCGATTTTGGCTGGCATCAAATTCGAATATTGACCACTGCGCATCGTCATTTTCTGACGTGGTgtggaaaaataacaatatCGCCATGTATGGTATTGTGGGGTACGATATTGCATTGATATGGCATTGTTTAATatggatgttgttgttgtgtgaggAAAAGCCAGAATCGGAATCTATAATGAGTGTGTATTGTCGCTTTCCGCCACAATGGGACAAAATATTCCTATCGCCATGTATCGTATCGTTAGTGGgggacaaaatatcaatatcatATTTTATTGTGTCGTATTCCATACCGCATCGGTcggcaaaaattgttgatgCGCGTCGAATgccacggagatcatctctcgtcattggtccattttagtcacatgctgtgatgatgtaatcagcgttcctcccggttccacatagcacctccGCCACCGcgttctcgatcgattttgcagcataattaaacgtatcatctggtcatctaggtccatttgttctagcagactctgttccacggtcgccattgttgtggctgtgttctttgttacagaaaggaaagtaaaaaatgGCGGGCGTGCGGGAACGTGCAGTATTCGTTTTCTTATTATTTGAGGGGCCACTCTGAGTCTGCTCGAAGGCAGCATGTTACAGCATGCCGTATTGGTGTACCGCTTTCAGACGCGGTTGGGCTAAATTCCAGTCGGGTGGGACGAAATATCAATATGTATAGTATCGTATCATTATGAGTCATGATATAGTATTTATGCGACACAACCATCTTGATACAATTCCTTCTGCACAGTCTGACCTGTTCCAGGAAGACCTGTTCCCTGACACCATCGGTCCAGAACCTTCCGCTGAAGCCGACGATTGGTTTGCGGCCAAAGACGCTCCGCCGGTGCTTATCTCACTCAAAGATGGCTTTGTGGCTACCACCAAGGCCAAAGAGTTCAAAGTTCACAAAAGCCTCCTCAAGACCACCGTGGCCTCCCCTGGCGTCACTCACGTAGATGGTGGAGGGGTGAGAAGTTGCCTTATACTTAAGAGcttgacctccaccaaggagcttttattttattttatttcaaaatatatttttattttagttgtattttttttgtttgttttattttaattttgtggtgtttttgttttattttgtttgtttgttttttcaattttttcattattattttattacatttttttaatttatatttgttattttgctttatttggAAGTTTAGTAGTTTAGTATTGTTTTatcttgtttatttattattatacataacttattatacatgtacatatttatatacTTTCTATTTTTGGTAATTattagctttttttatttaattaacttaatttagttttgaaaaaaatatcaattgtTATCGtattttatttagaattttagtaatttagtatttttcattttatttcacttttatttattattttgtattatttattcatcagttttatattttgatatattattattattatttatatatgtatttattttaataaacagtgtttattttatttgtattgttttacatttgttatatgttatcttattttgttttatttgatttcttagtttatttaatttattttcatttctaattgtattgccctcatttcttttgttttatttatgtatttatttcgatTGAATCAATGTAGACacaattttattaaatgttatcATAAtttaatagttttatttttctttgattttgtttCCAGGATGTGTCGGCTCTGAGGCGGGAGATGAAGGCTCTGAAAACGTCACTGGAGGAGCTTAGCAATCGCGTGAGCTCGCTTGAGAGCAAACATTAAACCACCAGGACTTTTTACACAACAAATAAGAAATAATGTGAAACAAAATTAAGTCAAGAGATacaaacaagaaacaaagaGAAAACCCATTCCAGGCTCAATTTGTcgcttcaattattattatttttaaaatatatgcttttactttgaaataaaatcaatattttccaagcatttgtattttttattttttatttaaaaaaaatctaaatacataaaaacaataacaattggtttaaaa
It encodes the following:
- the coro1a gene encoding coronin-1A, giving the protein MSRQVVRSSKFRHVFGQAAKSDHCYEDIRISQMTWDSNFCSVNPKFVAMIVDASGGGAFMVLPLSKTGRIDMSYPTVCGHTGPVLDIEFCPHNDNIIASGSEDCSVMIWEIPDSGLSSPLMQPVVKLDGHSKRVGILSWHPTAHNVLMSAGCDNVVILWNVARGEAAVRIDDIHSDLIYSACWNRDGSKILTSCKDKIMRVMDPRKGTVLAETEKPHEGSRPVRAVWVSDRRILTTGFSRMSERQVALWDPEDFGSPLTLQELDTSSGVLLPFFDPDTSVVYLCGKGDSSIRYFEVTEEAPYVHYLSMYSSKESQKGMGYMPKRGLEVNKCEIARFYKLHERKCEPIVMTVPRKSDLFQEDLFPDTIGPEPSAEADDWFAAKDAPPVLISLKDGFVATTKAKEFKVHKSLLKTTVASPGVTHVDGGGDVSALRREMKALKTSLEELSNRVSSLESKH